The Gossypium hirsutum isolate 1008001.06 chromosome A13, Gossypium_hirsutum_v2.1, whole genome shotgun sequence nucleotide sequence ccaaaatacatatgcatggccaaccttttaaccatatattcggtcataaaatttattccttaataattcaaccaatttcacaatttaaatcaaaactaattgcatcatttataaccgtacctaaatgaacatcaaatagtatacaaaacatattcatacgttaaCATCTCAAACCTTActttaacaaccaatatgcaagatatcacatatacataacttagcttatgaaagcatatgtattatattataaacacatcttttaccaattaccttacttaagccaaattttataatcaatcacaaaaaaatataccacaaatcatacttccaaaatgagctacttccatggccgattatatttcatcattaacatatctcattttcgaatcatataatcaatatcacatacacatcacccaaacacaaatcatacctatcatataacaagcataacaaaataaaccaaccatgtcaattataaccataatttgatcaaaccttgaaaccgaacttaacaaaataaacaagccattgaatgattagaacttgaactaaccaccttctttatacataattttccaagaatttcaaggtacttacctcttccaaatctcaaaattctaagtttaatctatgggataagtagagtttgaactaatcatctcaaacatgcatagattttcaagaatcattcaatacatacctcattctagccatcttctaagccaaaatcaaggcaaccaaactttcttctccctccctttaggctacggcaatggaggacaaggatcaaccaatttttgattcaattttctctatgactgaatgcacatacctcaaatttttagcttgctatcttgccgaaatcctcaaaacatatttcttctttctttcctttttttttcggtcaaaaagaacaaagaggatgaagccctttttttttgttttcatcattttcccttccattattttattaccatgctccttattttatcattcctcccatgaaacaccaacataacatgttatgacctgttttgcccatcacactttgtccaccctatttgtcatggccggccactactaattaggggggaaattgacatgcaagtccaccctttttattacatgcactaatagatccttatgttttgacctatcacatttcaaaagtgtcacacataagtcctattgactaaattcacatgcaatttactaaatcaaagcttaaaactttcacacattcatattcacatataataaacataaaatatgacggctaattatttttatgactcgattttgtggtcccgaaaccacttttcgactagggtcaaattaggggtgtcacaaggaCACAAATGTACTAAATCAAAACTCTATCAGCTGGTAGTGGAACCTCAATCCGATTGTTTGGTAGAGTAAAATTTTTAAGTAATAGAGGAGTTTTTGGACTGTCCAGAATAGTTGGAAGTGGTGGAACAAGAGTTGAACAATGCTACACATGTGCTCTCTCTACACACACTTCAAAGTTCCCAAGGTCATAATACAATGAGGTTGGCAGCTAAAATGGGTTCCATTGAGGTAATCATTCttgtaaactttggtaatactCATAATTTCGTGGATTCAAAGCTAGTCAAGCGGATAAATTTACCTGTGGAACAATCTTATCAACTAAAAACTATAATAGCTGATGGAGGCAGTTTAACAACCAAAAGCCTATGCAAGGTAGTAAGTTGAGAAACTCAAGGACATAAGTTTGTGACGGACTTTTTGGTACTATCTGTTAAGGGCTGCGATGTAGTCTGAGGGTAAAATGGTTGCTATCATTAGGGTCTATTATATGGAATTTTGGCTCATTAACAATGCAGTTTGAATACCAATAGCAAACTTGCATTTTGCAAGGTATCTCCCTAAGGGGCCTGCAGCTCACAACAAGGCAACAGATAGCAAAATTTTTAACCATGGTGAACTTAGGTCCCTACCCAATGGTATGCACTTCTAATCAACAAACTTCACTTAGATTGCTACTAGTACCGATGAATGAGGATCTCCAACAATTTTTACTAGATTACCAAGATGTGTTTTGGGTACCAGAAGGGTTACTTCCTAAAAGATTGCATGACCACATAATTCCCCTGCATGATGAGACCAAAGTAGTGAATGTTTGGCCTTACAGGTACCCTTAACTCCAAAAAACTAAAGCTGAGAGGCTTATCCAAGAATTGCTACAAGCCAGAGTCATTAAAGACAACAATAGCCCCTTTGCATCTCCCATTgtaatggtaaaaaaaaaagggagttGGAGATTATGTGTAGACTACAGGCAGCTAAACCAACTCACAATTAAGGATTGGTTTCCCATTCCTGTGATCGAAGAACTATTGGATGAACTTGGAGAAGCGTGTGttttttccaaattggacttgaGGTCTGGGTATCACCAAACCAGAATGTGAGATGCTGACATTTTTAATATGACCTTTCAAACACATGaaggacattatgaatttctggttatgccattcaACTTAACCAACGCCCCTTCAAGTTTCGAAGCACTGATGAATTCCATTTTTAAAGGGTTATTGAGGAAACCAATGGTAGTGTTCTTTGATGAGATCCTATGTACTCTAATTGTTGGTCTACTCATTTGGATCATCTTCGAGAAGTACTTCAACTACTTCGAGACAACCAGTTGCTCGTTAAGTAAAGTAAATGTATTTTTGGCACTCACCAAATTGAGTACCTAGGGCATATTATCTCGGCTGGAACTGTCACTATGGATTCTTCGAAAGTGGAAGGAGTTTTGAGTTGGCCAACTCCAAAATCGATAAGGGAACAAAGAGGCTTCCTGAGACTATCAGGGTACTATAGATGTTTTATAAAGCATTATGGTATTTCAGCTAGGCCTTTAACAGACTTGCTAAAGAAGGGTTCCCCTTGGGTTTGGACTGAATCTTCCAACTCAACTTTTGAGATGCTTAAGAAAGCTATTTGCCAAAACCTTGTGTTGTCCTTACCAAATTTTAAGAAAGAATTCTGCATAGATACAAATGCCACTGGCAAAGCGTAGGGGCAGTTTTGTTGCAACAAGGTCCACCTCTGGCATTTTTCAGCAAGGGGTTGGGAGTAAGATATCAAGCTCTTTCAATCTATGACAAGGTGATGTTAGCTATTTTGATAGCGGTCAAGAAATGGCACTCCTACCTGGTGGGTAGAAGGTTCCAAATATGCACTGACCACTAAAGTTTGAAGTTCCTAACTGATAAATAGGCAATCACTCCCTTCTAGCAGAAATGGGTAATGAAAATGCTTGGTTATGATTATTACATAACATATAGAAAAGGATCCCAAAACAAAGTGGCAGATGCTCTCTCTAGAAGAGAACATGAACAGGAAGGCCAATTGCTACAATATACGAGCAGTATGCAGCGTTCAGGATTATGGTAACGAGTCATAGAGCCATACGCAATTGACCCTAAGCTCCAACGCATATGTGAGGAACTCCAACAAAATCCTCAAACTCATTCCAAATACCATTGGGATGGTAAGGTACTCATGCGAAAAGGGAAGACAGTAGTTGATAATGATGTTAGTTTGAGAAGAGGACTCTTTGAATACTTTAACAATGGTTCCCTAGGGGGACACTCAGGGATACATGCGACTAAACAAAGGTTATCTGGATTAGTATATTGGAAGGGATTATCTCGCGAAGTGAAGTGGTGGGTTAGGGAATGCGCTACTTGTTAAAAATGCAAGGCGAATTTATCTGCTTCACCAGGACTCTTACACCCCCTACCTATACCTACACGAGCTTGGGAATCCATTAGTATGGATTTTGTGGAAGGACTCCAACTTCGAAAGGGAGAATGTGATTATGGTTGTGGTGGACAAGTTAACAAAATATGGTCACTTTTTGGGTCTCTCTCATCCCTTTTCAGCCTTGGATGTAGCTCAAATACAAATCTATAAACTACATGAGATTCCCAAATCGATCATCTCTGACAGAGATAAGGTTTTTTGAGTATTTTTTGGCAAAAGTTATTTAAACAGTTGGGAACCAAGTTGCATATGTCTACGGCCTACCATCCCCAAACCGATAGCCAAACTGAAGTGTTGAACCGGTGCCTTGAGGGATATTTACGTTGCATGTCAGGAGAAACTCCTAGTGAATGGTTCATGTGGCTACCTTTTTCCGAATGGTGTTACAACACCACTCATCATTCATCCATTCAGACCACTCCTTATGAAGCACTCTACGGTCAGAAGCCTCCACTTCATCTTCCTTACCTAGCAGGAACCTCACCAGTGGCCGTTGTGGATAGAAGCCTTTGAAATAGAGAGGTCACCAAGGAACTGCTGCAGTTTCACCTCAAAATATCTCAAGAGAGAATGAAGCAAATGGCCGATCGAAGGAGGTCTGAAAGGGAGTTCACAGTCGGGGATTTAGTTTACCTCAAGTTATAGCCTTACAGACAGCATACTATGAGAAAGATTCGAAACCAAAAGTTATCTCCAAAATATGTTGGCCCTTTTCCAATAGAAGCTAAGATTGGTGTTGTTGCCTACAAATTACTTCTACCAATAGGGTCACATATTCACCATACATTCCATGTGTTGCAGTTTAAGAAACATATTGGTAGAGCCCCGGTTACATCTAACCTATCTGCTGCAAGAGGGGAGCAATTGTTATGGAACAAGCTATTAGTCAACATCAGGGTTTAGACCAACTTTCAATTTTCTGTTTAATTTCATTAAAGTATTTTTGGCAGTTTCAATTTTGTTAATAAAACGGAGTGTTTTATTGCATTGGGGAGGGAAGTAGATCTTGGTACCAAATCGATGCGTAGACCAAGGTAGAGCCATTACTAAAATGGAGCGTATTGTCTGTTAGTACAACCGTAAAAGAAACGTTAATTTTTCCCTATTTAGCCAACCAACAGTACTGCAGGTTGGTTATGCTTATTGACAATGAATTTCTGGACAGTTTCTTCTCTCTCCATCGTGCTCTCTTTCTCTCTTCCTTCTCCATCtgtttttcttctcaaatttcaCGTTAAAAGCATTTAAATGAACTATGTTGACATTTTTGGAAGTGGTAGATGgcattgattaattaaaaaaaaaggttttagaGTAGCGTAGATAATAGAAGACAATGGAATTTCTTTGCTTTGTGTTTCTATCCAGTGATGTGGAGGCAAAATAAAGAACATTGTTGTGAGTACAATTACAAAGacatacgtatatatatgtatgtatgtatattttttgTTCGGTAAATTACATCAAAGGATCCACAGCAAAAGCTTCTGTAATATCCCCACTCAGTGCCAGATTTGCAGACCCAATTCTAATTATGATTCTAAAGACAGCATAAACAATTTGCTTCTAAGTCGTTCTAATTCTATATAAGTAGTTGCAGGCAGCAGGCCGAGAGAGTGTGTGAGAGAAAGAGACGCACTAATTAATGGCCATTGGAATTTATAGTCTCCTCTTCATTATTATCCTTCCTATGGCTATGCTGATACACAGACTTCCTGTGATTTATCTCTTCTCTGCATCACAATGGTATgcacaacaaacattcatatcAAATCATTGCTTTTCTCTACCTctactaggggtgagcaaaatccgattcgattcaaaaaactcgataaaaaatttaaattttgaattaaatagttcaagttatttgagttaatcaagttattcggatcaactcgaataaaaaattaagtttttcggtttaactcaaatatgaattacacaattcgagttatccgaaaatccgaataagaaaagacaaaactatgtcgttttgataaatgtttacttttttaaaagttaaaattcaaaataattaaattaaaagacaaaactacatcgttttgataaaagtttacccattaagttaaaaggcaaaatcattatattatttatgcaGTTAAATAATATTacacttcgtctactagttaaataatcggtccatctaaacgcaacattaagtataaataatagtattcgttaactcaactcgatttgactcgaaattttttgactcgattcgattcgattcaaaaaaaattcaaattgaattctattgctaaaataggatttgttaactcgattaactcgaaaattttttactcgattcgactcgactcgatcaAATACTCACCCCTAACCTCTACTACACATCATATAACAGATTGGAAAATAGATACGAACCTGAGACAGTTCCAgattgattcgtaatgaagaacAGCAATGACTCTCCGTTTCCTTCCTTTGTGGGGTTCTCCCCCACGATTCACCACTGGCAATTGTTTTACTCCACTAGCCTCCATCAACTCCCTAGCAATTGCCAAGTCAGTATCAGCAAAGCAGGTTAGAAGTCCGCGCTTCTGCCCACGGTAGCTTATTCCTTTCGTGCAAACAGACGAAACAAGACATGGATTCACCTGCGTACATGGCTTAATTGTCTTATTATTTGACACATAAGAGAGAACGAGGGGGGGGGGGGCTTGGCATTACATACATCAGCTGTTGAATCACCCTTGGAGATATCACTAGGCTGCTTCTTAGACAGACACCATCTAATATCACCAAGTGTGATAATCCCCTCCAGAAAATTATCTTCATCGACCACAAGCGCAAATTTCTGATGGTTGTCATGCATGCATTTCATTGCCTCTTTTACAGTAGCAGCCATTGACACCTTTAAGTACTTCTTAGACATGGCCTTTGACACCTGAGAACAAGCAAAGATAACGAATTTGTCAAGTCAGGGAAGAAACTTCAAACAAGAAAAGTACTCCCTAAACCCCATGAGGAGCTCAAACAATCAATTGAAACAAGAAGCTTGACCATTTTCAATATCATATCTAAAAGAAAACGAGAGAATTATACCCTAAGATCTTCAAGAAGCATATCGTCATCTAGTGCTTCTTGGTCAGCAGCCTTTTCTATGACAGAGAGTTCCTCAGCAGCAGAAACAGAGGAATATCCTCTTGCTGAAGTCCTCATTTCAGAGTCAGTCTCCTTGTTCTGGTTAGCCACAGAAGGAACCCATATTGCTAATCCAACAGCCCCCTATATGCCAAATTGACAAAGTAGAAAATATTTAGACAACGTCCTGTGACATGGCATCCAATGAAATTGCTCAAGAATAAAGGAAAGCTCAACGGCCTTAATAGTTAATCCCAAAAAAACAGCAAATACTATAGAAATCTTAAATTGCAACAGAACATAATAACAAATAAGGCCATAATTTAGACTTCAGTTAAACTACAAGCTGCAGACATAACATGTTTCCATTCTTGGTTAGTCACAAAAGTGAACAATTACTTAACTCCAATAAAGCTGGACGGCGGTCAAACTTGGCctttttacctttttcttttcgcTAAAGCTGAACAATTCCTCAAGAATAAAGCAAAGCCTAGAAGTTAATCCCAACAAAACAGGAAATACTATAGAAATCTTGTGTTACAACataataacaaagaaaatcgTAATTTAGATTTCAGTTAAACCACTAGATGCAGTACATAACATGTTTCAATTCTTGATTAGTCACAAAACCAAACAATTACTTAATCACAGTAACTGggcctttttcttttctctagaAGGAACAATGGTAATGAAGAAAAACAGTAAAAAGTATATTCATGCATTCCCTTATTCTCTATATTGcttattccaaaaatataaaaagcaAGCAAGGTGACATAGAACATTACCATGAGAGGAAGCAATATCCTGTAATCTTTAGTTAGCTCAAATAGAAGCAGAACTGAAGTTAGAGGAACTGAACAAACTGAAGCTAATGTGGCAGCCATTCCAACCTAGAGTAGAAGCTTCAATGGATTAAAATCAGCTTACATAAAATTGAACTGTATTTGGCCAAGTTAAAGAGATATTTATGCAGTAACTCCACATTAAAACTTTACCAGTGCATATGCTTGTGGCTGTGCAACAGCAGCATTGCCTGGAATAGCTGAATTAATAAGTTCAGCAGCTGAGCCTCCAAATACAGCACCGACGGCAGCACCAATCATCAAACTAGGTGCATAAAGGCCACCTACAAGCCCAGACCCCTTACACAAAGCAGTGGCAACAACTTTGGCTGCTGCCAGTTGGGTTAGCAACCAGATTCCGGGAGCAGATGCGGACTTCCCAGTATGTAGGATTTCATTGACATTTGTAAAGCCCCAATATAGAATTCCAGGATACCTAAGAGCTATTATTCCAGCTCCTAAACCACCTAAAGCGGGACAGATTACAGTAGGTAGTCCTAATTTCTCCTTGATATACTCAAATGCTGCTGTGAACCAAGAAACTAAGCGAGCGAAGACTACACTTACAACACCACATAGCATCCCCAAGATCAGATACAAAGGTAGCTCTACAAGAGAAAATCAATAAGTGTTGTCATTTTCCCTTATAAGCAGTCATTCCTAATCGTATATTTCCTAGTATGATACATGAAGCTTGTTCCATCTATTCAGGTAGAAAGGCCAAACAGCAACGAGTCTATAACTTTGGCAACGGTGATACACAGTGAAAGTACACATTATTCTAGCCATCACTGTCAAATATTTGAAGGCAAATACactctttgaaattttttatttaagtttttaaattgtaACGAGGAAATCAATATATAAAGTAGCTGCAATTGCCAATTCAGATACAAGAAGCATGCTTTAATTTAAGATTAATGAAGCAGCACATGCATCAATCTTGTATGCTAAACAACAAATTACTTTTACCAGAAGCACTAACTTCATCAGTAAATTTACACCAATACAAACAAGCAAATAAGAAAAATGGCAATCCAGAAATAAAAGGAAATTCATTGCAGGAAGGTGAAATACCAGCAGCAGATTTTAAATCATATGATGGCACAGTGAAAGCTGATTCTGTCCCAAGTACAGCATTTGATACAGTAGACGAGATAACGGAGGCCAAAATAATCATTGCAGTTGTGAACGGAGGTGAGTTTTCAGCACGGAGAGGCCTTAATACAGTTTCAATAGCAAAGAAGCAACCAGCAACAGCAGCATTAAAACCTGAAAAGAAGGGAAAACAGTTAACCATTTTATAAATCAATCTACCAATGATATATAGCCCTAAAAGAAATTAATAGATCACAGAAGAAACTTAAAAGCTTATGCCAATCAAAGCCAGAAATAAAAGTGGGAAGTAAGTCCTAAAAAGTTTGGATTAGCATGCTCTAGAGGGCCTTGTATTCATTTTTTGGGGGTGGGAATGAGCGGAAGACGACAAACTAGAGATACTTTTGCTAAAACAAAAGAACTTGGCCAATACGCTAGTCACCAAATCCAGCTTTTCTTTGTATAGCATAAAGAGTATTATTAGAAAAGAAAAGTTCCTTCTAGTACTGGCAGAAAAATGCGTAAGAAAATTTAAGAGTTATACCACACCCCTAGCATATTATCAGTCAGTTAGGTCACCCTTCAACTGACATGATACCCTGGACTATTAAGAAACTAGTTCCTGTTTAATTGGCTCCCCAAGTATTGTCATGCATAATTAAGTACCCAGGACCAAACTCTTCCAGACCAACAGACTAGAGAAATACAGTGCCTGCATTaacaatatcaaaatcacataaaTATCAGTACATGTACAGATTTCAGTTTTTCTGGAGATTTCTTGTCTGCACATCTCATAGATAAGGTCTCTAAATGACCATTGACCAATAAAACGAATTTGACTGTTCATAGCATAACTCTGAGCTGTTctattaaacttgaaaattgttcactgtttaataacatttaaaataaataataaaaattttaaatggacTAATGTTAACAATCAAAGTGATAAGGCATTCTCATTAACAAGCAAGATTTTGGGCAAAACAAAtcttaaaaagaaattgaaaacttCCAATAACACAAACAGTACCTGAAGCAATCCCAGATGCTGCTCCAGCGGCCACAAGAGCAATTTTCCTTTCTCTGTTGTTTTCCATCATTAATGAGAATCCATTGGCACATGACTTTCCAATGTCTACACTGGGGCCTTCTGGTCCCAAAGAACAACCGGTACCTAGAGTTATGGCAGCCTGGATAGCTTTTACTGTAGGGAAGACCCCAGCAACCAAACTGAAACCTTGTTGTTGGGAAGAACTGGATTGCCGTATTTGGTTCAATATCTCAAGTAAACCATGCATCATTCCAACAATGACACCTCCAGTGACTGGTACCAAAAGAATCCGATGCCAAGTGTCAGCCAGACTCTGCATACGAAGCCAAGCAGCACCCTCATTTGGAGTCCCAGCCCATGCCCATTCATGTATAACGTGAACCTGGATGAGTAATAGCAAACACCAACAGATAGCAATTTGATCACAAAAACTGAAGCAATATTGAACAAGAGATATTTATCACCTATTTAGCCAGCCTATTTGACAAATACAATACCATGTTTTATTTAAGCTACAACAAAAAGCGGTAACGCAGCGGTTTACAGCAACTGAGCAAGGATAGAAGTAACAAAGGAGTTCACAGCGGTTGAGGAAAAGGTTGAACAAAGTTTTGATTCAAGACATGTATTGTTGGaaacttaaaatattttccgttCTCAACAATATGGGCGAAAAAAAACTTCACATATTCTTAGCCGCTTTCAAAAGTGAGATAGGAGAATCCTAGAGAAGCTGCATTTGGTAGGAATAGAAGGAATGCTATTGGTAGAATGATAACATAGATATGGTGAAGGGGAAAACAGAAACTGTAATTAAGGCATTTGGACAAAAAATTAAAGAGGACAGATCTGTGAAAGAACTTACTCCTCCGTTGAAGGCGGCCACGAAGAGACCGGAGGCCACCCCGAGTAAACAACCAATAAGCAACAAAGCCCATTCGGGAGGAGCGCTATCTCCCAGCGGATCAGCGGCATCCCCCACATAAGAATGGTAGTGACCTTGatgttgttgatgatgatgatgatgatgatgggggTGGTGGTGATGATCTAGGGAAGAGGGCGATGACCGTTCTCTACCTCTATCCCCATCTCTATCGAGGCGTTTGAAGCTAAGGCGCCTGGCGGAGAACCCCCTGCCCAAATACTTGACCAGATCGTTGAAGCCAGCGTTATTGCTGTTGTGGTAAGTCACCTGAGATTCCAAGTCACCGGGGTTCTCTTCTTTATCATGTTGTTCGTCTTTGTGGCTGTTGGATCTCAGGAGATGCCTCTGATCGCTGTATTCTCCTCCTCCCGTCATTTCCCCCGAAAATTCTTATTCAATTTCTAAGTTCTAGGTCCCAATCCCAATCCCGGCAGTCCTCTGCCCTTTCATAATCTGTGCGTATGTTGGTGTTGGGTGAGATTGAAAATGGGAActtttttggttttggtttggttCCCAAGTTTCAATCATCAATACACGCGCCGTTTGGCTCCCTCATTGATAACACCAAACAGATCTCATTCACGTCTCATACCAGATCAAACCACAACAGACAAATGGACATGCCCCTTGTTGTAAATATAGACTCTTCAAAACGACTCTACTCGTATATTTCATAaggaaataatttatttatttaatcataatCTTATTTTCTTACAGTTTTTGACTCTACCTTCTAATCGCTCTCCCATCATGGACTTTTGACTAAATTACaggaaataaaattatattttcctaatatgtttttttaatgggTAAACTACCTTACTTCATCATCCAACTTTTAGTtagctttcattttggtcacttaaaaaTAAATCCCTGCAATTTCATCACTCAACTTTTAGGatcattttattttagttattcaagcattaaaTTTTTGTTACAATAGTGGTTAACTGTACATGTCacatcatatttacatttttattttggtcacctaacttttagatcttttttttatcactccaaaaatgatcattttttaagtattgatcgagataaaaaaaaacaacactaaggattaaagtgaaaaggaggtagaaactaaaataatgcattaaaaatttatcatattgTATTTGTTTACTCCATTACCGAAAGTTctaaactttttttaatattaaatttttaaattttaaaacatcaaaatcaaataaataaattattga carries:
- the LOC107951362 gene encoding chloride channel protein CLC-f yields the protein MTGGGEYSDQRHLLRSNSHKDEQHDKEENPGDLESQVTYHNSNNAGFNDLVKYLGRGFSARRLSFKRLDRDGDRGRERSSPSSLDHHHHPHHHHHHHQQHQGHYHSYVGDAADPLGDSAPPEWALLLIGCLLGVASGLFVAAFNGGVHVIHEWAWAGTPNEGAAWLRMQSLADTWHRILLVPVTGGVIVGMMHGLLEILNQIRQSSSSQQQGFSLVAGVFPTVKAIQAAITLGTGCSLGPEGPSVDIGKSCANGFSLMMENNRERKIALVAAGAASGIASGFNAAVAGCFFAIETVLRPLRAENSPPFTTAMIILASVISSTVSNAVLGTESAFTVPSYDLKSAAELPLYLILGMLCGVVSVVFARLVSWFTAAFEYIKEKLGLPTVICPALGGLGAGIIALRYPGILYWGFTNVNEILHTGKSASAPGIWLLTQLAAAKVVATALCKGSGLVGGLYAPSLMIGAAVGAVFGGSAAELINSAIPGNAAVAQPQAYALVGMAATLASVCSVPLTSVLLLFELTKDYRILLPLMGAVGLAIWVPSVANQNKETDSEMRTSARGYSSVSAAEELSVIEKAADQEALDDDMLLEDLRVSKAMSKKYLKVSMAATVKEAMKCMHDNHQKFALVVDEDNFLEGIITLGDIRWCLSKKQPSDISKGDSTADVNPCLVSSVCTKGISYRGQKRGLLTCFADTDLAIARELMEASGVKQLPVVNRGGEPHKGRKRRVIAVLHYESIWNCLREEINHRKSVYQHSHRKDNNEEETINSNGH